The following coding sequences lie in one Cannabis sativa cultivar Pink pepper isolate KNU-18-1 chromosome 5, ASM2916894v1, whole genome shotgun sequence genomic window:
- the LOC133038193 gene encoding uncharacterized protein LOC133038193 — translation MNFYLQALHHISTQDFPIFIAIIWHIWNTRNSILFQKSGFGNNVEEFVINYLQDYNEAQQSNRTNQPNSEASSISPHIQRLHSIGFQEDSPALFVDAALDNQHALTGTGFIFKSGWQHTIASHHRQLPGASSPLFAEGQALLQSLLWCLDSQLRPKFIFSDCLVLVSKVNSDWHDRSALSGLVSRFRWLFSNFPEASLHFVPRQLNMDAHGLAKEALRLREAV, via the exons atga ATTTTTATCTTCAGGCTCTTCATCATATCTCTACACAGGATTTTCCGATTTTTATTGCTATTATCTGGCATATTTGGAATACTAGAAACTCAATTTTATTCCAAAAATCTGGTTTTGGTAACAATGTGGAAGAgtttgttattaattatttacagGATTATAATGAAGCTCAACAAAGCAATCGGACAAATCAACCGAATTCAGAGGCCTCTTCCATCTCTCCGCATATTCAGCGATTGCACTCAATTGGCTTCCAAGAAGATTCTCCTGCTCTTTTTGTGGATGCAGCCCTTGATAATCAGCATGCTTTAACAGGAACTGGTTTCATTTTCAAGTCTGGTTGGCAGCATACTATTGCTTCTCATCATCGACAATTGCCAGGGGCTTCTTCTCCTCTTTTTGCTGAAGGGCAGGCTCTTTTGCAAAGTCTTTTATGGTGTTTGGATTCCCAGTTGCGGCCaaagtttattttctctgattgcTTGGTTTTGGTTTCTAAAGTTAACAGTGATTGGCATGACCGCTCTGCTCTTTCTGGTCTGGTGTCTCGGTTTCGGTGGCTTTTCTCCAATTTCCCTGAAGCTTCGTTGCATTTCGTTCCTCGTCAACTCAACATGGATGCCCATGGCCTTGCAAAAGAAGCTCTTAGGCTGAGAGAAGCTGTCTAG